The genomic region AAAGCAAAATACCGACATAATGTATGTTGATGAGGTGTTGAGCCAGCGGAGCAGATTCAATGGGCCTCTGCATTGATCCTACGAGTCTCCGAACTCTAATGGTGGGATTACCACTGTGGTTCAATGAGGGCTGACAAACATATCAGTGCAAAATCTCCATAGTTGTGTGTTTCAAAAGTTTGAATCTAAACATTCAGCGATACCCTTGCACCCTTTGGACTGGAGGCATTTTCATACTGGAAGAGTCCACTCCTGCCAGTATGGACATTTTTCCTCGTAGCAGAAAAGACCACCTCTCAAAAGAAAATccttcaaacccccccccccccacacacacacacacacatcccacacTATAACAGAGCCACCAGATCCCCTCAACGCAGGAGTGAAGCGTTCATGCCTGCTCCGCTGTCGCTCGCCCACTTGTCGACAACATGGTGAAGGGTGATTCATCCtaccattacccccccccccacacacacacatctctgtagATCAGTGTGTATGGTTTATTTGCACCTCTACACCCACAACGGGGCTTTCATCTTTTCAACGAGGAGTTTGATAACACCGCTCTCTATATGATCGCCGACAGAGCGGTTCTCCCTGACCACGGTCCTGCAGTGACACTATAAGACGAGGTTATTTTTTCATGCATCACAGCAACTCAGGAGCATCAAATGTGAGCCGTCGATCACGAGTTCTGACCCTCGTCACTGACGTCTCTCCCGtggatccaaacacagatgTCACTTAGTCACTGTCATATAGAAGCACTGGCCAGTTGAGCCTTTTAACTGAAGCTCCTGCCATCTGTGCCCTGATAATAAACCCTCTGTCAAAGCAAAGATCTTATCCTCCTGCCATCTTGATAGAAAAATCAAGATGGCACTTTGAAACATTCCACATGTGAATAATATAGTCATACTACTTATGTATACTTACACTTATATATCTGCCATCATTATCTTCCTCCACTCCACTTAATTGAGATTCTTCCTCTACAGTCCCCACAGTCACCCGTCTGTATATCGGTGTCTACAGAGAGTATGtctatttttaaagaaacacaataAACCTGAAATATCTGTAGTTTAAAACGTGTGAATATTCTCTGTATCCTCATATCAAAACATTATCACCAAACGATCAAAGGGAGGTTTCCATGATATAATGAGCATTATCACCAGTACTGCATTATAGTGAGGGTGACAGCTTCATTCTGTTATTTCTCTCAGTCTTTCCATTCATACAAACAATTGGTTAATCCGAACAAAAGACTAAAACTTAAGCTTTAATGATATTTTGAGACATATTTTCACAGGAATTTTAGTCTAATGTAAATACACTGGGTAGATTTACAGGTACCTTCACAATAATGAATGATGCAACCTATTTTTTCAATCAATGATCATTtaaaagagacacacacgaAACAGTCGGTTGTGTAAATTAGCCACAAGCAGCCTCGGACAGAACGGAAACTGTGGTGTGATCTCTGATCTATTTTAGTGAGCGCGATGGCCCTCGCCGCCCTCTCATCCCTGCAGCTGCTCAAAATGGGATTCATGTGAGTTTGTGAGTCACCATCCAAGGGGAGAGGGAGTGCACGGatgagagagggtgaggaaggaggagagagcaaCAAGCAAGCATCACACAGGGGAGGTgggggctggtgtgtgtgtgtgtttgtgtgtctgtgagtgagtcATAAAGCCTGACTGGTCGGGGTGGTGATCCTTAAGGTGCTATTTCTGGAGTTGCCATTAATTCTGTCTTACATCCTCCGCTGCCGGCccctcactctgtgtgtgcgtgtgtgtgtgtgtttgtgtgtgtgttacatggaaaaaaaaggttaaaaacataaggaaatattagaataaactacaaaaaatatatcctttttttttttttttaatgaagttggCAGTATAATTATCTATAAagtatgataataaaaaaacataaaggttTTACACTGACCATGTGTGATGAGCATTCAACTTAACGAAACAGTTTCTATGTCTAACCGGTGCTAACCTTTAGCAGTCAGGATCAGTCGGACACACAATGAATCACGTTATTATTGAACACTGCAAACTCCTGCGACCGCAGTGGGTGAACACTGTCAACGTTCCTTAATGAAAGTCTCCGTATTGCACAAGGGTTACTCAGCTCTGtaatatcatgtcatgtcgagAGCAACATGATATAATACATATGTGTACATACCTGAGGTGGATCAGGACGAGGCTAAAGAAAAGGTACGTTGAGATTCTTGTCTGCACACAGGACTTTAAGCTTTAGTACCGAAGACCAGATATGTCGAGTTGCCATTTAGGGCTTTAAATAGTGAATTAATGAAGCCAAGGCCGATCAGGTCCTTAAAGAGACTAACCCCTTTTCAATAAATTATGTCAAAACTCTTATGACACTTATTAAGTCTTTATGACCTGAATCCAAGGGTTTAAGAGTGGAGGCACCGATCTgtctgataaaaaaacaaaaaacaaacaacaactagGTTTGTGTAGAAACTGCAGAAATGGAATAGATTCCGTGTGTTCAGTGCTGGAAGCAGACATCTGCCGTCCTTGTTTTTAGGTTGTGTTAGGTTTACAGTGTTTAGGTGAATTAAAAGAGTTATCTGACCCTACTATTCTACTCCTCTGCTGctatttccttttcattcaaAGCAACAGATGCAGATACTTTCTCCAGAATCAATATGGAGAGTAATGACTCTTCTGAATCTACTTTAAATTCAAAAGTAAGAGCAAATGGTTACAGTGAGTGAAGCTGTCCCTAAAAATAACGAGTAAAGATAACCCTGCCGTCACCGTAGTAAACATAAATACCTTTATACTATAATAAAGTACAACTTGACCATTACTCTTGagttttcttcacattttttaATACATACAGTGTTGTTTTTATGATGACTCATCAAGCAGACCTGAGAGGATTGAGAGGCACGAATAAATAAAGCAACGTGGTTTTaatttccttatttatttatttggtagaagaaaataaatacaaataaagtggaacaaaaTGGAACAGCTTTATAAATTAGACTTCCCAGCTACACTCCTTATCACATAACCTATAAAGCTTTACATTCAGACACATGCAGAATCACATACAGCTCGTTGTACTTATTTAAAAAGCTCCGGTGCACTGGGACAAAAACACCatacatacaaaaaaataacatattgaAACAAGCAGCTAACAGAATTATACCTGTGAGTAAACTTATATTattggatttaaaaatgtaatgataatatgtatatttaaatttCCATGCATCCCTCACTACCGTGCTCACAGTGTAAAGCAGCTCAGAAGTTCGCAGCACTtgtaaatggaaaataaaagtatattattagagtttgtatttgttgtttatcTCTTTCAGacatggataaatgaatagttAGTTATGAGTAAAACCGTTTACCTGAATTTTCTTAAACTATATTTCACTGTCAGCATTTGAAGGATTATATTGCTCTGTGATGTCAAATCATTCTCTTTTCAGGGCGACTTCTACAAGGGCCATCTAGTAAATATATCTGCAGTCATGTCGTTCTTTGCCTTCcgtgcattttcttttttacacaCTGTAAAACATTGCTTCGCATCTTCAGCACCGCTCAACCCAATCAACTTtcactttttctccttcttttctaatcctcctccttctctttcctcctcttccttcttttcATCACCCTCTCCTGTCTCTCCGTTTGCTGCCGTATCCTTGGGTCCGGCTGAatttgtgtcctctgtgtccagCTCCAATTCGCTCTCCAGCTCGTCATCTTCTGCCCCCCCGACCTCTccgttctccttcctctcctctttccctgACCCTTTGGTGGCCTCCTCTTTTGTCTCGCTCACATCTTCCTCCTGGTTACTGTTGCCACTGCTGCTTTGGTCGTTATCGCCATCTTTTGTCTCGTTATCTGACTGAGTCTTCTCTGGGTCGCTGTCGTTCTTCGTCgccttctgttcctcctctacGTCTACATCATTATTCTCGTCCTCActgtttttctccccctcttcgCTGACTTTATCTTGCTTCTCCTCTTCTGCGTGTTTGCCCTGCTCGTCCTTTTCACCCTCAGAAGATGCATGACTTCCATCCTCTTTCTCTGCACTGTCCTGGCTCTTATCACTGTTGCTACCGCTGGacctctgctcctcagccttAACCTCCTCCTTGTTCTCAACCTCCTCCTTGCTCTCAACCTCCTCCTTGTTCTCGACCTCCTCCTTGCTCTCGACCTCCTCCTTGCTCTCGACCTCCTCCTTGCTCTCGACCTCCTCCTTGCTCTCGACCTCCTCCTTGTTCTCGACCTCCTCCTTGCTCTCGACCTCCTCCTTGCTATCAACCTCCTCCTTGCTCTCGACCTCCTCCTTGCTCTCGACCTCCTCTGCCGCTTTTTCTTTTACCtcgtcctctttctcttcaggtTCTGCTgttgcttcctcctctttttcactTGGCTCTACATCTCCCTTCTTCTCTTCATCCCCCTCTCTTTCACCGTTTGTCTCCTGGTTTTCCTCCTGATCTGCTTTGCTGGCAGAagcatcctcttcttcttcttcttcttcttctttggtgatctcagcagcagcttcctcctgctcttctgaCTTTTCGctgttctcctctgcagcttctgAATCTTCGTCTGGAGGTTTCTGCTCTTCTGACTTTTCGCTATTCTCCTCTGCAGCTATTGAATCATCATCTGCAGGTTTCTGTAATGAAATAATACCATGGAAACAATTTATAGCTATCAACACAGGTATGCAAATGGTATAATTAGATTGCGTGACAATAATTATTCCTGTGACCCACACTCTCCTGGAGGAGTGACAGCACTAGAGTCATGAGCTCTTACAAATCAAGTGTTTCTCCCTGAAAGCCTGCTAATGGAATGTCAATCAAGGCACAACAAGTAGTGGAGGAATAAGAAAGACATGTGTCCCATGGTCTATTAACCAATGAGTATTAATTGATTTCATCAAATAACAATTATATAATTTTCTGCTTAAACATTAATGGGTGATGTTAGTATTATTTATTCCCAATTCCAAACTTTTAAATATtagtcccctaaatgtgcctgatgttTTTTATCAAGACCCATTAATCATTTTAAGAGAAGGATGTGACAATGTGGAAAAGTGCCCTCTGTATCCCATCTCTAAAAAGAAcacctggatctgccccctgatccagatgtCCACCACGATTTAATGGATCCTTCCCTGACCTTCATCGCATCCATCAGCAAAGTTTCTGTCCGGTTGTGtttttgcaaacaaacaaatgcagatgaaaacataacctccttgataatacttttttttatcaaggcTCAGGCTATTTACTGCTGGTATAAATCCGCAATCATAACAAGATATAAACAACATCCAGGCCCCTTCAAACCAAATGTACACCTGGCTCCAGTCTATCTTCATAAAGACGTCATTACTGATCCGTGCAATAGTCTATCGTGTGCACTGCTCTCTGCTTTTACCTCTTCAGCCGGCTGCTCTTGAGGGGCTTTGTCATCAGTGTTTCCATCATCAGCCTTTGATTCCTGGTCATCTGGGAATAGGAGGAGAACACAGACTCACTGAGCATGGCAAACAACTGAggctgatttagaaaaaaaaaaaaaatcaaagcagGTTAAGAACAAGTATAGAACATGTGGAAAAACCATGGGTTTCCTCATCCTAATGTGTGATATTGAGTTTTGTACGGGCTTGTTAGGTGGAATATAAGTTGAAGATGAGTGATAAGTGTCATCCTAGTGTAAATATGAGAGTATTTATTCATCTCACACGGGCATAGGTAGACTTGTCGAGGCCaaatcagacaaaacagaggctGAAAGGTCATAGGTGGATGTACAGCTCCGCAAAGATATGAATAATCATTCAATATTTGAGAGAAATCCACGGAATTAAATTAAGcggaattaaaaaaatgaaaaaccggCTACATGCTGGTGAGTTGTGATTAATTCAATGCCGGCCTTGTTATGTGAAAACCTTCATCAGTTGGATTTATGTGCTGACGACTTTCCAGGACCCTAAACCCTGAATTCCTCAATCACAGCCCATTACATCATTTCAGGAATCCATAAAGCCCTCCTCCTATAAATAAGGGAGCTTTTATTCACCACGCAGTAAGTGACTTGTTGGAATTATACAGCTTCTATTCAGCAGCTGGTTTTTTCCCCCCAGGTTTGAACAAATACAGCACAAGAGTGACACCTGGTGGTCAGAGGGGGAAGCAACCAATACATTTTTTCAGGCAAGTAAACAACTTGCCCAGACAAAGGATGTGTCTGGTGTTGTTTTCATAAGGTGGAGGTTGTTGTACCTTAGAGAACCTACTGCTCTTattacctcacacacacacagacaagatgGATTAAAGAGATTCCAGGGCTGATGTTTATCTTCAGGATCTTAGATTTAACACAAAGGGAGGATGGAACCTGCATTTTCTTGTTTAGTTTGAAGAAATGCTTGGTTTCCTTCGCTGAAGTTTCGATTATTCTTTTCACCGACAGTGCAAGCCACAGACTGTATAAAGTGCTTGGAGCTGGCTGCGTACAGCAGCacaaaaagacaagaaaaacataGACGCACAATGAGCCTTTATAACAACCGCCAGATTAGTTTCAGCTATGGAAAAATATCCTCCGGTGGCCCCCTGGGGAAACACCTGTCACCATTTGCAGTCTAAACAATTACAAAGTGATAGTGAGACTCCTGCTGTTTAAATGAAGGCATCACACAAACCCAACAGCAGCCGCACACACTCGTTTCTATTGGAGCGCTCAGCCCAGCGAGGCAGGTTTGTTGGAGTGCAAAATTAATAAGGGGGATTTTCAGTTTTCATGTGAGCATGTGCATCGGAGGCCTTTGGAATAATTAACCCTAAACATCATAAGAGGAATACAACTATACGCTCTGATAAACAACATAATTACACACTTGTTTTTGAAACACAGGATGAGATAGAAATTTCCAATCAGAAATAAGCGGCAAAAGAGAggtggagaaaaacaaaaaccaaagaACAGTGTAATTAATGTCCTTAATATTagttaaagaagaaaaatgacTCAGGTAGAGATTAGAGGAGTTTATGGAGACATTTAATGCATTTCAAATGCAAAACTGATTGAAGTTTAGCTATTGTGGGAGATGAAACGTTATGGTAATAATAACGGACTTCTTTAAGAATATTTTATGGAAATCGGCTGCATTCATTAACGGCGATGGCTGAACGACTGAGCGTAAGCAGTGGATGATCCGCCGCGACTCTAAACATCTTAACGTGATTTGAGGATGAGGCACGGGCTCATGAAAatgctaaatcaaattaaacacaacattTAGAACATCCCCTCCCCGCTCCTCATTAAATCCAGTACATTTGGGTTGTGACTTTGGAGTTGCCCGGacagttgtgtgtatttgtgtcagtgcgcaagttagtttttttttctgtcataaTCAGACAGaaattacaccccccccccccccacacacacacacacatacacacacattcctacaTTCACTTACATTGGCGCACAAACAGCGGCGGAGCACACCCCCATTTCAGAGGTAGTGCAACATCTCATCCATCAGCGAGAGGTAAAACAAGGATGCAACTGTAAGCGGGTATAATTACTCACATAAATGGCTCTCGCTGCCATTCTTATGAAAGGTAGAGTTATAAATGAGTGGTGTTGCGGAGCAGGGCAATAAAACACAACTGGAGATGAAGTGATAGCAGCGAGTAAATAATAACAACCTCCCACGCCTCAACTAGCCAACTACTGTATGTctctatttacacacacacaacagacacacacacacaaacacacacacacacacacacacacacacacacacacacacacacacacacacacacacacacacatacaggattTAAGTTTTAGGATACTGCCTTGTGCATAAAACCGAGAAAGAAACACTCCGCAATAACACAATGGAACATTTCACTGATCTCTGCTTCCACCTGATGTGCACATTCACTTCTCATAAAGACACTGACACGCTGGGGGGGACACCTGAGAGCAATTGACACCAGGTAATATGATGTAGATACTATTCCATGAAATATGTAAGGATTACATTAATAGACTTAATTAATAAAACACACGACGCAACCCTCTGCGGTTCCCTGAGAGCTCTGGACATCAACAACTATCACAGACTATTTCCTGGCACCGCTGTTAGCAAACAGGCACATGCTCCCCTTTTATTCTGCAGGATGTGAGAGATTGTTACCAATCATCTCCTGTTTACAGAAGTTGAAGTGACGTGTTGTATATTCCATCACCATTTTGTTTATGAATACGCAATTCTAACAGCAAATAAGAAAGTGCAGGGTTTTTGTTGTCGTCCAACGTTGAAGTGCAGTGAGCAGCAGTGCCGAGCAGAGACTTGTGAGGTCCAATATCCTGTTTAAAAGCTTCCACACTCCTCCAGGAAGCATTAATGTGCACAAACCACACAGAGCATTCAAGTCCTTGACTCCACAGGAAATCTGAGGCAGACGAGTTCAAGaacgtgttgttttttttttcatcgcAAAATTGAACCGTGAAAAGATTCACTGAGGGTGTGTGGTTCTTTTTAAATGGCTGTGAAGTCGCTGCACTGGAGAGGAACCAGCCTAAATACCTATAAACAAACCATTGATCCGAGTTAGTTGTTAATCTGTCACGTAACTTTTCAAGTGTGGAGACATTATTATAATCGAGGTTTGAGTTGACTGAAATGttagaataaaaaatatcaagCCATAGAGAAATATTGGAATTACTcaattttgtatatattttacttACTGCACTATTTATTAGGAAATCACCTgacaaaaaacactttattcGACATTTAATGTGCAAAAATCTACTGATCACCCATCATCCACTGTGTAGGTTAATCACAGTTGGCTGTTTAGCCAGTGTAGTccatgagaggagaggaatgcTGAATGAAATCACCCGTCTGTCACCACAGCCTGATGGGAACCACTGTTGTTGCTCCATCCCTTTTGTAGTCAACAGGCACGATGAGACACTCAGAGCATTATCACCTCTGACAGGCGGACATCTGCCTAACAAGCACTGGAAAGACATGTTCCTGGAAATGCTGTGGATGTCATGGTCAATAGtacgcgtgtttgtgtgtgtttgtgtgtgtgtatgtgtgtgtgtgtgtgtgtgttttagaggtTGCCGCGCAAAATAAACCCAAGGCTGTAATACACAGTGTGTTTATGCCTATAAACCAAAGCCTGGAAAAACTGACACATCCACAACAAGCCTCCACAGTGTTAAATACACACTCACTACTTAATGTACCTAAATCATTCCACACAACTATCACCATAAAGCACACCATATTGCTTGcgtactgtatatacagtctgATTTACCCCAGTCAGCACATGCCTGAGTTATGGCGGAGTGTAAAACAACATGGGTACTAACTCCGAATGGTAATTAGGAAATGTTGCCACTCAGCAAGCGTCCTCCAGTCACTGACCAGGGTcctgttaaaaggtttaatGACTGTGTGGCCGACTCCCGTCACAGAGGTTCGCTTTATAGTGATGCTGCACAGAGAAGCCACTGCAGCTGCCTCAAATCTGATGACTGGACTGTTTGCTTCttcatctgtttctgtttctctctgtctttctctcatgcaaacacacagtaaaCTCTCATGTAAAGCATAGGTTTATAAGGTCGACGAGCTACAGTCAGGGTGTCAGGAGAATCATAAGCCTCAGGGTTGAAGTGATGTTCCCATACTGCTGATTAAAAGTCATGATATTTgattttacttattttattgGATCCCCATTAGAAGCACATGGGTGTGCCTCTGGTCTTCATGGGGTCCGCAACATGGCATATAAAGTGCAGACaacttcaaattaaaaatatacaGCTACTGCTActacttgttttttctttcctgcctCTTGTTTTCACAGCCTGGCATCACCAGACCCATTTGACCAATTTCCTTTGAAAATGGTTTTAAAAACTCTCAGTTGATTTTCCATGTTAAAGGTTATCAATGGTAACGATGGAGAGACTGCTTCTCcctccattatctatactgcttttCCTTTGAAAGACGCAGGGGagttggagccaatcccagctgacaatgGACAAAAGGCGGggttcaccctggacaggtgGGCAGCatatcacagggctgacatacagagacacacaaccattcactctcacattcacatctaCAGGAAGTGTACAGTCTCCAATGAACCTAACCCAAACTGGACTGCCTTTGGACTGCGGGAGGAAACCGCACCACCATGCTAGCCCAAAGCAAAtcagaataaagaaaatgataacTTGGCACAATGCAACGTACAACGTGCTGAGAAGAGCTGTGATGGTTAAACACTGACATTCAGTTGTTTTAATACAGTTGCAACAGACCCCTCAACAGAAGTCAACAGACCCTTCAACGTTAGCTACGTTAGCTACAGACGAATTCTGACTGCTGATGAAACTGCTTCAGTGGTGTCATCATATTAAACCTGCTTTAGATTTATGGCTTTGGAAATGTGGGCAGGCCCATCTTCAAGAGCAAATAAACACAAGCTGATTAGTTTGGTTTCCAGGCAACTCATTTCCTGAAGCTTACCTTAAAAAGCAATTAGCAAAATAGGACTTAAATATCATAAGGTAtaaaaaatactgtatatatatatatatatacacatatattttttaatatcttgTATGCACCAAACCAGATACACAAGTCCTGTACAGTGTTCCCTGTACTCTATCAAATTgattatataaagtatttccAGTGAACCACATCCTTTACATCAAGGCATAAAAAGATACCGTACATTATTTCCAGCAGTCTAGAAAAGGCCTCCTGTGTGAAGCCCTCTGCTTAAAGGGCTTTGACACTAAATCAGAGCAAAGCTGTGCCTCTCAGTGCTGCAGTCGGACAGGCCCAGTCATATTTCTACAGTTTATGGATTTcgttaaacatttcaataattcaAGGCGTTGGTCTCAATCACTCGTCTCACAGGTTCCTGAAACGTTGCCAGCCAGTATCTACATTACGTACATGAAGGCTTAAATCGAAATGGCTTCTGTCTATTCAGTGGAATACGAAACAGATTTTGAATTTAATTCTTCTCtcttctaaaaaaaacacaccaacaaaa from Pleuronectes platessa chromosome 10, fPlePla1.1, whole genome shotgun sequence harbors:
- the LOC128449295 gene encoding doublecortin domain-containing protein 2-like, whose protein sequence is MGSEKPNFLSQPVVKNVFMFRNGDPHYDARRIVINQKRVSNFDTLLREVSGGIQAPFGAVRNIYTPRGGHKVDCLESLRSGEQYVAAGRERFKKLDYIHIGSRKRRLLQTLPMHAKPLPPTRIIVSARFLKPIKEPCTIFVVANGDVLNPAVRLLIHQRMLGQFERILETITEKMGLKVLGGVRSLFTYEGHQVTEGSQLESGQLYVAVGRDRFKKLPYSDLLFSKPRGTRRVNGVKAYTLPPIYRFSKQNGNSKSVVRCSDSGDGDFKASPPGHNGNNKEHLSSIVREISQARLLSLRKKRSGQSMTLTVSDHDDQESKADDGNTDDKAPQEQPAEEKPADDDSIAAEENSEKSEEQKPPDEDSEAAEENSEKSEEQEEAAAEITKEEEEEEEEDASASKADQEENQETNGEREGDEEKKGDVEPSEKEEEATAEPEEKEDENKEEVESKEEVENKEEVKAEEQRSSGSNSDKSQDSAEKEDGSHASSEGEKDEQGKHAEEEKQDKVSEEGEKNSEDENNDVDVEEEQKATKNDSDPEKTQSDNETKDGDNDQSSSGNSNQEEDVSETKEEATKGSGKEERKENGEVGGAEDDELESELELDTEDTNSAGPKDTAANGETGEGLLDESS